The Lutibacter profundi genome includes a region encoding these proteins:
- a CDS encoding DNA-3-methyladenine glycosylase I, translated as MSKIRCSWCGENPLYIAYHDTEWGVPVYDDAKLFEFLVLETFQAGLSWITILKKRENFRKAFDNFNYKKIATYNESEFEKLIQNAGIIRNKLKIKATISNAIAFMKIQQEFESFSNYIWSFTNGKPIVNNWRNLREVPATTALSNRISKDLKNRGFKFVGATVIYAYMQATGMVNDHLITCFRYNEV; from the coding sequence ATGAGTAAAATACGTTGTAGTTGGTGTGGAGAAAATCCGCTTTATATAGCATATCATGATACGGAGTGGGGTGTACCTGTTTATGATGATGCCAAATTGTTTGAATTTTTAGTTTTAGAAACTTTTCAAGCAGGTTTAAGCTGGATTACAATTTTAAAAAAACGAGAGAACTTTAGAAAAGCTTTTGATAATTTTAATTATAAAAAAATAGCAACCTATAATGAATCTGAATTTGAAAAATTAATTCAAAATGCAGGAATTATTAGAAATAAATTAAAAATAAAAGCAACCATTTCAAATGCTATTGCCTTTATGAAAATTCAGCAAGAATTTGAGTCGTTTTCAAATTATATATGGAGTTTTACCAATGGTAAACCTATTGTTAATAATTGGAGAAATTTACGAGAAGTTCCGGCTACAACAGCACTTTCAAATAGGATTTCTAAAGATTTAAAAAACCGTGGATTTAAGTTTGTAGGGGCAACAGTAATATATGCTTATATGCAAGCTACAGGGA
- a CDS encoding DUF6146 family protein, translating to MKQPIMRTLIYFLTISLFIIGCSSTTKTTTNNAKLPDEAVRIANDSLEYEIIIIDIGFKLYLNTIAKPANYYSQKFYETKNQFYVTKWNIRARNPLRYDDSIYENIIDYDFNIDYGLDVNYKLYNYFKFVEYKYKQRFFN from the coding sequence ATGAAACAACCAATTATGAGAACTTTAATTTACTTTCTAACAATTAGTTTATTTATTATTGGCTGTTCTTCAACTACAAAAACAACAACAAACAATGCTAAATTACCTGATGAAGCTGTAAGAATTGCAAATGACAGCTTAGAATATGAAATTATTATTATAGATATTGGATTTAAACTATACTTAAATACAATTGCGAAACCTGCTAATTATTACTCTCAAAAATTTTACGAAACTAAAAATCAATTTTATGTTACCAAATGGAACATTAGAGCAAGAAATCCTTTAAGATATGATGATTCTATTTATGAGAATATAATAGATTATGATTTTAATATTGATTATGGACTTGATGTAAACTACAAACTTTACAATTATTTTAAATTTGTTGAATACAAATATAAACAGCGATTTTTTAACTAA